TAAATATGGAGAGAAACAGGAAGACAAATGagttgatgcagaatgaagtaaacagTTAACAACAAAATAATCTATGTGATGACCTCAACCACGTAAACACTAAGAATGCTGTATGATTTTAATGACCAAGTTTGGTCCcagaaaagaactaagaaaaataCACCTTCCTTCCCTTGCCTAAGTGATATGGCATATGCAATCAGACATATGGTGGGTGAGGGGGTTTTATTTAACTCCTCTTTGTTTTCTCTGTTTTAAGGGCTCTCCTTTGGGAAGAGACAAGAAAGAGGGATATATTTGGAGATAGAGATATCAAGAAGAATACATTAAGTGCTAGGGCAACTAGGTTAGTGCTGCAGTGTAGAGTGCTCCAAAAAGACTCGTCTTCCAgcattcaaatctgtcctcagattctgggcaagtcaattaatcctgtttgtctcagttccttctGTATAAAACGAGCTGGAGTAAGAAATGGCAAGACACTCCAGTagatttaccaagaaaactcttgatggggtcatgaagaattagacataactgaaatgactgaaccacacAAGGGAtacattgacaaaaaaaaaaaaaaatacaattccccccccaaaaaaaacccctcaataTTAAAAagcccaaaaaacaaaaatagcctCTACTCTCAAGGACCTAATATTCTACAGGGAAAATAAAAACCTTGATTCCACATGCAATAGAACTTGAATGGAGAGACTGCTTgctttctgtgtgtgtatttgtaatatgcaatatttgttgaatattgaATTTTGTCATCCATAAAACTCCTTGatcttttccagaaaattattttctaggatCACGTTGCCCATCTTGTACCTATGAATTGACAAGTTTATCTGAAGTAGATCAGATCTTACTGGATTTGCTCcccatccccattttagagattgGTAAACTACCAGGTGACTTTTTCTCAACAAAACCATTCCCAGAGTATACGAGGCTCTGAGTCCTTTGGGGTGACCAGTCTCCCAAACAGAGCAGTACCTGGTGGGAAGTGCTTGAAAGGCCATTGAGTCTTCCTGAGCAACTCCTGGGCTGCTCCTGTCTCCTTAAAATTAGCCAATTCGTACGAGAAAACCGAGCCCCTCCATCTATGCCTTGAAAAGATGAGAACTCGGACCCAGGCACAGAGAAAGGGAGGTTCTGCTTCTGGTTCTGGCCCTGATCCTGCCTTAGAATCAGTCTCTACAATGGAAGAAACTGGATTTATGCTAATCTCACACTCCTTTTGACTCTGAATTTCTATATTTGGGCTCTCCAGATGAAGTTTGCCTCTCTGGGTTGAATGTGTTCCAATCTCCACTGGGAGATCTTACCTATTGATACCTGGGGCGATGCCCACCTGGAGTCTAAACTCCCCAGGCCAATCACTTCCCTTGCTTAATTGGGCAGACCTGAAAAGCACCCAGAAGTCGGCTGGATTCGGAGGCGGGCAATCGCCCTCTGCTCTGCCACTTGCAGGTTAGTGCTAAGGGTGGCTGtgtccccttcccctccccaccactGGCAGGCGTGCCTGGCTGAGGAGGCTgctggaagaggaagaggaggaaaatgtttcattccaacttccttccccttccccagctATAGCTCCCCCCATGAGCCACCGCCCTAAGGGGGGCGGGGGAAGCATATGTGAGGCAGCCAGGGATATACCTCTGTCCCCCCGGAATTTACAGAATGTCAGAAAAGGGTCTCAGAAACCGGCTGGttggaaacaaatgagaaaaaggaagccCCAAGGATGGGAAGTCAGCTCTCTGGGCTCCCATGCTGGGCTCTCTCCCACctgtctcctttcttctccaggtCCCCGTCCAGGTACAGCAGCATGGCCTCTGCAGGGCCCCAATTATCCCTCCCACTGCCCCAAAGGCTGCACCCCCAGGGCCCAGAGCACTCACTAGGGCCCCCACAGAACCTCGGGCCTAGGGACAGGGAGTGAGTCTAGAGGTTCTGAGTGAGGACTGCAGGAGACAGTGTACAGCCTCCACTCCCCCAAACCCCCCCTCCAGGGCCAGGTCTTGTGAACCATGGTGGAGGGGCCTGATTCGGACCCCGTGCCCCAAGCCACCTGCTGTGGCCCACAGAGCTAATCGGAGCTGGGGAGAGCAGGTCAAGCCTTGCAACATGGAGTACTGGCTCTATGGCGCTGGCCCAGGCCATTCTCTAGCAGCCCAGAAAGTTGTCATGGTGTCAGTCCGTTGTCTAGGACCCCATCATGATCCTCCTCCCTGCCCCTGGCTGGCTCCTAAAAGTGGAGGGGCAGGTCATGGAAGGCGGATGCTCTCCTAGACCCTTATTTCAGACCATCCTCTCTACaccactgtgtgtgtgtggggggggagggtcTCTTTCCCTTTGGTTCtggctctcccctccccctctgtgTCTGGGTCTGTGGCTCTCTCCCTGCTGCCCCCCCCCTCTCCTCTTGCCCCCCTGGCCCCTCTCCCCCTGCCCATGTCTCCACCTCTCCAAGAACTGTGAGCTGGCTGACTCCCCGGTGGCAGAGGCCCCAATCTGGCCCGGTGGGTTCCCTGAGCCCCAGCTGGTTTGGAACATCGCAGCCCAAGTGGAATCCCACTTCCCCAGTGAGAAGCTGGCTCAGGATGCCTTCCTCCTGAAGCATGTGCAGCAAAGCAAGCAGCTAAGTCAGCCTCAAGCTGCTCACTTCCTTCAAAAtggtcctcttctttcttcctccgcCATTATTTCCTCAGGGCAGGGCTGGGAGGTCTCCAAGTTAGCTGTTCTTTCAGGAAGTACCACCTGCAGGCTTAGCTCTCTGCTAGGGATGGAGATACCCAAAACCCTGCAAGTCTATGTGAATAATTGGAGATAGGAAGGGGACTAacaaaatggggagaggaaaggaggattAAAACTGGCTTTAGGAACCTGGAGTTGATCTTTAAAGAATTAAGGATTTTAACAAATTGAGGGGAAGCATTCTAGGGAAAGGCTGCAAGAGATGCAGTCTTGTGTACAGGGAGCTCAGCGGGCTGGAAGACCAGAGGAGGAGGAGTGATGGTCTAAAGTCTAAGCAAAGGAGCATGGATCTTAGCTGGAGGCAAAGGTTAAGGGCTTGGGGAAGGTGGGTCAGCAGCTGTTAGGGCTTCTGCCCTTTTCCCAGTCCTCCTAGTCTGATTCTGCTTATTCCCATGCTGGGGCTCTCACCTGAGTTCTGCCCTTCCTTAGTGCTACAGTGtgatacctcagtttccctgattatGCCCTAAATAAATGATAGCCCCACTCCTTTGTTCCTGGCCACTAGGCCTGGAAATCCTGAAATACCATTGAGTCATAAAACCCCAGGCACCTTATCTCAAGTACTTGCTGGGATAATCCCCCCTCTCTTGGAGTGGGCCTCACTGAATCCCGCCCTCCTCCTCTTATCTTGACCCTCATCCCTTCAGAACTAAGTTATGaccctttcctggaattatggctagTTCCCCACCCAGTAtcctcgccccccccccccttatctgcctttgtttccccagcTACAAAATTCTCTGCATTAGTTGCTGGCTGCTGAATGCTGTGAGTTGAGTCCCTTGTGGCCCGCTGGTCTAAAGTTtccacaattaaaatattaaaaaccaatctctgtcttgcctcagtttctccagcgttacaattgggggggagggggcctcTAGCATAGTGTGTTTAGGTGCCAGGGAAGGGATACCAAGCTGGGAGGGAGGGGTTAGAATGGATTCCAGAGGTCTGGGAAGTGCCCGCTGGGCTGGGGAGCTCCCTGCcctggaggaggagagggaagggggccTTCTCTTCCCATGGTCCCATCTCGGGACCTCAGCCTGGGTTTGGGCCTGTGGGCCTGAGTCTCTGTCCTGTGCTTCCCCAGGTGAAGTACCTATTGGCACCTGACCCACTATGCCCTTTGCCCTACTGGAGGTGAATGAGGAGGGCACCAAAGTGCGTTGAAGAATCCCCGGCCCCGACTGGTGTGGGAGAAGCCAGGACAAGGTTCTCCGAGGGGTCTAATGTACCAGGACCCTCCCTGACGGCGGCTCTGCCCGCGGGCTTCCTGGCAGCTGTTCCCAATCTCTTTGCCCCTGAGGGGCTCTCACCTCCATCCTGGTCCTGCAGCCAGGCAAGAAGCTGCCGCCACCCAGCCCACTGTCCTGAGCCGCTCCATTTTCCCTGGGCCCTGGTGCAGTTTGAGAATGCGGAGGCTGCTGGCCAGGCTGTTACCAGACCCATGTGGTGCGCCATCACTGGAACAGTTCTGAGGTGGGGGAGCCCCCTGCCAGCCCAGAGGCTGAGGGGCCCAGACCGTCTCTCTCACCTCCCAACCTGCTGGACCCCTTAACCTTCCTGGAGCTTCCTTAGAGCCCCAGCCCTGTTCTGCCCCTGCCAAGGTCCAGTGGGAGCCGCCCATCTCACGGCCCGAGGATACAAGGGGCTTTCACCAGTACACTGGATGTGGGCTCTTGGCCTGAGCCCCCAGAAAAGACCAGTGAGTTCATGGGTAAGGAACATGGGGGGAAAGGAGTGTTAGCGGTAGGGAAAGGGCTGTTCAACTTGCTCATTTTTGTGACTCTCCAATAAATGTCTCACGGGGTCCCTGTGTTTAGGGAGCTGGATGTGCTTGCTCCTCTCTGTGCTCCCACCAGGACCCTGCCTTGGGCTTGGTATCTTTGGctaagaggggaaggaggatgaAAGCTTGGAAGCTAGAACCAGTAGCTGAGTCTGCTTCTATGTCAGATCCAGAGTCCTGGCTCTGGGGAAATGATCTGGAGGGCTAGAAACCCAGCATAGGTGGCTCAGGTCCCACCTGAGGGAGCCCCACCTGGGATTAAACATCCTTCCCTTTCCCTAGGGTTAGCAAACTCCCAGCACCTGCTCTTGAGAGACGGTTCTGTCTCTTGAGTAAGTGACTCAGTAAGTACTTGGTACTTACCGGAATTTAATAATTGCCGGTTGACGCCAGGAAGGATGCCTCCAAGTAGAGCCTCCCCTAGTTCCTTTCCCCTGCTAGCTCCCCGATTCTCAGTCCTATTTCATTACTCTCCACCTCCCTTCTGGTGCCTTCAGTTAAAATCACCTTTAAAGCTACTGAGTTACTGCtttagtttttgttattttctagttctgatcgcttctttcatctctcttccagCATCAGGTTAGACAACTAAGCATAGTCCCTTCAAAAACTTTCCACCTACCCCACTGCTCTCACCCCGCTGCCTCCCCTTTGGGACTCACTTCATCTGTTGGTATATCAACCTACCCAGATCAAAGTTCAGTACCTCCCTCGTAATCTTTTCATCCCCAACCCCGTGCTCGTCCTTGGTGATTTTGCTCTCATCCGTTCTGATACCCTGGCTTTCCAGTTCATGGACCTCCACTCCCACAGCCACACTCTGAGGCGGTCCCGTCTTAGAGCTATCATTCTACCGCTCCTGTTCCCTCACTCCTCCTTAAACCTTTTGTTTTCAAGAGCAAAGCTCTAGCTGCTTTACCTTTGAGAGAAGAATTAGGAACAAGGTTTGCAGAGGCAGATTTAGATTCAATAGCAGGAAAATTTCCTAAGGCACAGTCATCTAAAAATGGAATGAACCCTCCCAGTAGAAAACAAGTTACCCCTTAAGTAGCAAGAGCAGATGACTTTTCAGGGAATAGGGAGGGGGATTCTTGGGTAGGTATGGATTGCACTAGAGGAACCCTGGCACTCGAGTCCATCCAAGGTAACTCAATAGTTAGCTAGGACTGTCTCCTTTTCTAGAATCCATTGATTTCTCATTCTGGCCATAGCCAGCTAATCTTCAGTGCTATGACATCTGCCTTCTCCAGTCTTGTGCTACAGCGGGACATCACAGAACTGGGCTTACTGGGACCCACTATGTATAAATTCACATTATCTAACTGGGCTCTCTCTGGTGCACAAGCCATCGATTCATTCAACAAGAATTATCTTGATAAAACTATCCAATAGTTCTCTCACTGAAGCCTTGTAATTCCTTATTTTCTCTGGCTGATATTTTGAGATCCTGagttcccttctctctccttaaaATCTCCTTGGAAGCAGAGGTGGTCCTTTGGGTCAAAGTCAGCCCTCCACATATTCTAGAATTCATCCTTTCACGCCATCAATTTTACTCTCCATTTATAATCTTCCATTTTCCTTGCCTACAAATAAGCCCAGtttcccaccaccaccaccattgaTTTTTGCCATCTcatcaaaatcttaaaaacaaaacctaatACTCTGCCTCTACTTCATTCACATCAATTTCTTGTAATATATTCTGACCCCACTATTCTCAATCTTTTCTCAGCTCTTAGTTTCTAagtctaatggccttttctcaaacTTCCTTTTCCTTGACACCTTACACTTCAACAATTGTCCTTATGTCATCCTAGCCTCCATTTCATGCTTGACTGTTCCTTCTAAGACTTCCACTACACATCTTCAGCATGGCTATCTCACAATTGTCTCTTTGCCTACTCTGTGACTCTAGCTTtgtctcccccccctctctcatttgtttatctgtttctatctctccaCTTTCCTCcctcctgtctgtctctctctcctgtttgTGTATCTGTCTCCCCTCTCCCTGTGTATGTCTCTGTAtgtctatctctgcctctgtctctgtccctcctctgtgtctctgtctctgtctctcacacacacactctgctTCCACACATTCAGTGGTCACTTCTGCCAGGATGACACACCATTCCCTGTGCCCCTGTCTTCGACCATACATTTCTGCTTGAATCTTCTGAGAATTCAAATGAAGTTTAGTTCCTACACCTGCCCCTTCCTGCAAGTTCTTTAATTCTACTGAGCTCAAGCACACGGGATAAAACCTCAGGCACCTTTGGCTCTTCGCTCCCCCTCAGACCGTTAATTTGCCAGAGCCCACTTCTATAACATTTCTCGGAGCTGTCATTGAATTACCATGTTTGTTCAAGCTCTTAGAAACTCTGGACTGTTGGAActgctttctcttctccttccctgcAGTGCCTCTGAAAGCATTCACGCAGCCGTCAAAATAATTCACTTGCCAAGAGCTGTGCCAAGatgctctctcattttttccccttctcacaTGGCCACAAGCCTGATTCATGCTCACACTGCGTCTCACCTGACTACTGACCAGCCTGCTAACTGGTGTCAGTCTCTGCTCTCCCCTCTTCAATGACTCCTTCACTTGGCTGCCAAAGTGATGTCCCTCCCGCAAAGGGCCCAGCCAATTCCCTGCTAAATAAACTCCAGGAGCCCGTTATCTCCAAGATCAAACATAAACTTCTCAGTTTGGCTTTTGAAACTCTTCACAACTGGCTCCAATCAACTTTTCTAAGCTAATAAATCCCCTTTTATACACTCTGCATCCAGCCAAGTTGTAAGCTCCCAGCACACGTCTCTCTGGCCACCCACTGTCTTTGGACGGGCCGTCCCCCTTGGCTGGACCTTAACTCTTGACTCCCAGACCCAAGTTTCCTTAAAAGCTCAGTTCGAGGCTTTTCCTCATTCCTACCTCCCCACATGCTAGAGTCCCACCTTGGGTTTGGGGGTTTTATACCTCCTCATACATTTACACCTTCATTCTCCCAATACAACAATCTTGAGGGTAAGGAGTGTGCCCTCATgtgcccagtgcctggcacaggggCATTTAATGCTGGTGGCTGATTTTTCACTTCCCTTCTCAACAATCATCAATGGCTCCTCCTTCCCCCTAAGATACAGAACTCTTCAGAAGGCTCTTGGCAATCAGCGCCAGCCCCCCTTTAGAGCCACTTTGCCGTACTTTCCCCTCGATTTGGCCACTAATTATTCCTAGACCTCTGGGCAGTCTCCCTCAGCTGTTCATGGCGTTCCTCTGTCAGGAATGCCCTCCCTTCTCAGCTCATCTATTTTCCTGCCTTTGAGGCTCAGCCTGGGCGGCTCCCCTCATGAAGCCTCCTCCCCTCCCAGCTCagcccctcttccttcccctttcccagaGCACCTTGCCTGGCTGTCCCATCACCTTGTGCTTGAGGatcccttgaaggcagggactgtggGTGGGAACTTGCCCACTAGCGCCACCTTTGCCACTTTGCCGGGCTGCCTGTCCCTGCCCGCTTGCTCTGTACTGACCTCCTGCGCGTGTGTTCTCTGCCCAGGGGAACCTAAGGTTCTCGGGGCAGGGGTTCCTCCCTTTCCTGCCCAGGTGATCCCCATCACCAAGCCCGGTGTCTGGCACAGATTAGGTgcttaatgcttgttgaattgaatccaTCTTTAAAACAAAGGGGGTTGGTGTGACAGCCGTGTCAATGGGTGACATTCTACGATATAAGATGTTCTCTTCTCCAAAGGCTTAGAGCATTCTCAGTTTATAAGAAGTTCTTTCCCTTTCTGCTTGGGGTATTCcacaggggaggggagagggctGCCGGACGGAGCCCGGGAGTTAGAAACACAGGTTCTAGCCCCAGCTCGGCCACCAACTCATTGCATCACCTTGCGCCAGTCCTGGGCCCCTTCCCTAGTCTGCAAAATGATGGAGGGTTTGGGATTAGAtcatctctgaggtcctttccacctCAAGGATTCTATGACCCGGTCCATCCCTGCCCCTAGGACCCATGGGGCTCTGGTCCCTCCTGCCCATGGGAGCCCCCATCCTCAGGTCTTGTGTATGGGCCAGGGAGGATGGGCCAGAGCTATATCAGATACACTTTAATAGAATTTTGGGGACGGACTGGCCGTCCACATGCACTAGGCTCCCCCCACCCCCCGGGTCCCCTCTACTTCCTTAGCCCAAGGGGCTTGTCAAGGGTCTGGCCTGGGCCCCAGGCCCTTCTGTCCCCCCTCAACTGGGCCCGCGGCCAGCTTGGACTTGACTCCAGGCTTTGCCTTCTTGGAGGCAGTGCCCGATTTCTTCTTTCCAGGGGGGTCAAGCCGTGGAGTCGGGGGGGTTCCCCCACCTGGACAAGGTTTGGGGGCCGGTGGGACAACCGCCAGGTCCCACTTGATTTCCTCATCCAAGGCTTTGAAGTTGTAGAAATAGTCCATGTTAGAGACGGTGTCGAGGATCTCGGGAACACTGTAGTCAAAGGAGAGCAGCTCGTCGGGGAGGTTGAGGGATCGGATGTCACTGGATGAATCGTCGCAGGCCCCCGGTGGGGGTGGAGGGCCGGGGCCCTCCCGGAGCAGACCCAGGCCCCCCAGGCCCTCCCGAGGAGACCCCTCGGGCTCCGTGTTGGCAGGTGAGCAATCGAACAGCTTCATGGCATCCTCCAGGAGCACCTTCTCGGGCAGCACGAAGGGCTTCGGTGCCTCCAGGGACTTGTTTTCCTCCAGCAGGGGGGACTCCTCGGTGTCCTGGGGGGGCTGGGCTGGCACTGACTCCATGGCTGCTGGCGGCGGCTGCTCCCCGGGACAGCAAGGAGTGGGTGGGAAGATAAGGCTGGCCACAGCCCCTCCTCCCCCCGCCTCCTTCAGCTCCTTGGACTTGTCGGCGTAGGCTGGGAAGCCCAGGGGCTCGGGGCCTTGCAGCTGGCTCAGGCGGCCCTTGAGGTGACCGTAGGCCCCGGGCTGAAGCAGTGGTTCGCCAGGCAATGTGATGAGCAGCTGAGGAAGCTTGTTCTCCTTGGCAGCTGAGGCCCCCAGTCCGTCCTTCTGTAGGTGAGGGGGCAGCTCCAGGAAAGAAGGGGGCACCTCGTTCAGTGGTCCCGCCACAAAGCCCAAGGGCtcgggggctggggctggagcgGGCCCCTCGGGCGGGAAGTACGGCACCAGGTACTGGGGCGTGCCGGGCACCGACTGGTAGTGGGGGTATGGCGTGGGCTGCACTGGTGCCTTGAGGTAGCGCTGAGGGTCCAGGAGGTAGCTGCCCGGGGACCCAGCCCCGTTGCCCCCACCGCCTGCCCCACTGCCCCCGCCAGCAGCCAGCTTGTACAGAGACGACTGGCCGAAGTCTGTGGTGGCCCACTCAATCCGGTAGATTCGAGGGTCAAAGAAACAGCCGCAGGGCGCCATCTGGAAACCTGGGGCCGCAGGACACAGGGTTGTGGGCAGGGAGGAGACCCTCCCTCACCCTCTTCTAACATTACCAGAGGCAGGGATCCCCAGGACCGGGGGGAGTTGCCTCTGCCCCTTGGGCTCTAAGTCCCAGGTTCCCCAAGGCCATCCTATGGGCAAGGGGAGGCAAAGCCCCCAACCAGCCTGCGGCTGTGGCTGGCCACTTGGGCCCTGGAAATCCTCAAGCTCAGGCTCAGCCCCTGGACCACATGGAGAAAGAGTGGATGGAAAGGAGCCTTTCCCTCCCTACCACGGCTGGGCCCCAGAGGAGGAAGCCAGACTGTGTCTCTCCCCTGCTGGGGGTGGTCGGCCTGGGCCGCCCAAGCCTCCATTGGCCTCCCAGGAGGAGTCAGGACAGCAATACCAACAACAAGGCTCTCCGGTCTTCGGGGGCTGGGACAGGGCTGACTGTGCCCATGTGGGGGGGCCTGCCCCGGGAGCCCTACCCTCTACTCCCTCCAAGCCGCTGGACCCGGGGCACAGAAGGTACCTGCCGGCGGAGACGGGAACacttctttctcttgattttggGGATGGTATAGGTTGGATGATCCTGAGAGGcgagagcaggaggaggaagtgTTGGGAAAagagtgggggaagaaggggggaaaggagcTTTTAAGCAGGGAGGCTAAGCTCCAGGGAATTCTGGGCCCAGAAATGCTGAGGAGGGGAGGCTGTGGGGGCCGCTGGGCTCTGCACGCGAAGGCTCTCCCTGGCACTTTCCTTGAGCAGAGCCTGGCAATCAGCTCCCGGGGGGACCCCACCAAGGACAGGTCCGGGCCTGACCCCTCCAAGGGCCCCTCAGAGACCCCCATGCCCTGGCCCTTGTCTGGAACCAGGGCCCTACGGCGGTGActcagaggaggaaggggaaagagcagTGTGGTCTCGGATTCTCCCCATCCTGGAATCTGAATTCCAGGGCCCAGGCTGGGGAGGACCTGCTCTCCCTCTCCATTCCCTTTAGGATTCTCTCAGGTCCCCGTCAACTCTAGGGTCTACCCCAACTCGAAGTGTCTGCGAGCCACTGGGCTTCTGCTTCTGGCCGGCCCTGCTATACCACGGATGATTGATGGGGATGGGAAAAGGACTCTTACCGACAGAAGGGAGGGGCTCAGGGAAGGCCTGGACAGGCCGGCTAGCTGGGCTCTCTGGTTTGTCCAGGGGCCGGGGGCTGTAGGTCTCATGGGCTGCTGCGTAGAAGGCTTTTGAGTGCTGCATGACTGAGGTGCCTCCTGGGCAGGAGGCCGAGCCCTCGCCCAGCCCGCGGGCGAGGTGGGTGGGGAGAATGGGATCGGAGTGTTACAGGGGGCAGGCAGGTTCTGTTTGCATGGTTACTCCAGAAGGGGTTCCGGGAGGCGCCTGGAGGTTCCGAGATGCTCAGTCTGGCCCTGGGAAGGGTGGGAGTGGAGGTGTCGGACCGGGTCCCAGCCCGTGACCTGGTCATCTCTTCCCGGCGCGCCAGGAGCCAAGAGGTGCCCCTCCTTTGAGCGTAGGGAAGAGCTTTGAGATGAGCTGAGGGAGACTGAGAAGAGTCCTTTCTGTTCCCAAGGCTGGAGAGGGAAGGCAGGGAGGCTCCCGGGGACAGATCCCCCCCACATCGTGGGAGAGTGGGGATGACGAGAAAAGGGAAGAGCGAGTTGGGAGAGGGTGGACAGCTGTCTGTGTCCACTGTGGGATACACGCAGGATTAGGAAGAGGTGCGGAAAGGAGCCGGGCCTGAGACTGGCCTCCACCACTATCATCCAGTCTCAGGCTTCTCCAATGTAAAGTGGGATAGGGttatctttgttttacagataaggaaactaaaagaaTTAACTTGTCCCTggtcacccaactagtaagttTTGGAGGCAAGGTTTGAATCCTAGACTCCTGGGCTCCAAGTCCAACCGAGTTACGGtgaggaaatagagaggaaaagataacGGAGGGAGTTTATGTGCCAGGGACAAAAGGGCTCTTCCAATGTCCTGGGGTTCTCCCGGGACCCGGGGGCCTGGCAGGGATGGCAGACACTGACTTTGTGCATCTGACTTGGGCTCGGCCTACGGATGTGTCAatgaaaaatcacagaatctcagtaCTTTTCCAGTCTGACCCACACCCAGGAAGAAATCACCCAGTCTGGCAGAGAAGTCACCATCTCCTTCTACTCAGGAACAGCGGGGACTGTTAGGGTTTTCTAAAATCCAGCCTAGGAGCTGAGTAGTCAGACAGTTGAGGGGAAGAGTATGGCGAAGGTGGGAGCTGGGGAGCGCACTCAGACCCAGAATAATGTCTCTTGGGTGTGGAAGGGAAGCCTGGGCCAGAGCCCCCGTCCACTGTTCCCTTACAGACTGAGGGGACTGCAGAGGGCCAACAATAACAATCTCAGTTC
This sequence is a window from Sminthopsis crassicaudata isolate SCR6 chromosome 1, ASM4859323v1, whole genome shotgun sequence. Protein-coding genes within it:
- the PRR22 gene encoding proline-rich protein 22 isoform X1 — protein: MQHSKAFYAAAHETYSPRPLDKPESPASRPVQAFPEPLPSVGSSNLYHPQNQEKEVFPSPPAGFQMAPCGCFFDPRIYRIEWATTDFGQSSLYKLAAGGGSGAGGGGNGAGSPGSYLLDPQRYLKAPVQPTPYPHYQSVPGTPQYLVPYFPPEGPAPAPAPEPLGFVAGPLNEVPPSFLELPPHLQKDGLGASAAKENKLPQLLITLPGEPLLQPGAYGHLKGRLSQLQGPEPLGFPAYADKSKELKEAGGGGAVASLIFPPTPCCPGEQPPPAAMESVPAQPPQDTEESPLLEENKSLEAPKPFVLPEKVLLEDAMKLFDCSPANTEPEGSPREGLGGLGLLREGPGPPPPPGACDDSSSDIRSLNLPDELLSFDYSVPEILDTVSNMDYFYNFKALDEEIKWDLAVVPPAPKPCPGGGTPPTPRLDPPGKKKSGTASKKAKPGVKSKLAAGPVEGGQKGLGPRPDP
- the PRR22 gene encoding proline-rich protein 22 isoform X2, which translates into the protein MQHSKAFYAAAHETYSPRPLDKPESPASRPVQAFPEPLPSVGSSNLYHPQNQEKEVFPSPPAGFQMAPCGCFFDPRIYRIEWATTDFGQSSLYKLAAGGGSGAGGGGNGAGSPGSYLLDPQRYLKAPVQPTPYPHYQSVPGTPQYLVPYFPPEGPAPAPAPEPLGFVAGPLNEVPPSFLELPPHLQKDGLGASAAKENKLPQLLITLPGEPLLQPGAYGHLKGRLSQLQGPEPLGFPAYADKSKELKEAGGGGAVASLIFPPTPCCPGEQPPPAAMESVPAQPPQDTEESPLLEENKSLEAPKPFVLPEKVLLEDAMKLFDCSPANTEPEGSPREGLGGLGLLREGPGPPPPPGACDDSSSDIRSLNLPDELLSFDYSVPEILDTVSNMDYFYNFKALDEEIKWDLAVVPPAPKPCPD